In Candidatus Thorarchaeota archaeon, the following are encoded in one genomic region:
- a CDS encoding PLP-dependent transferase, which translates to MRKRSLSTRCVQGNRPKHAGPAVEPIVQASTFVFDNQQDLLAAVTGVSNKDVYTRWSNSTTRNVEEKLSALEGTDDSVVLSSGMAAISSTVLGLARKGDRILSCDSIYGGTLHLFEDILPKFGIETDFVSTECLVDAIVDSKSKYRLCFFESPTNPTLRIVDISAVAEGARSSGVISVIDNTFATPINQRPHELGIDVVIHSATKYLGGHSDIIAGSVSASKTQLERIRSTAKLLGGTVDPFASFLLDRGIKTLELRVKRHNSSALYLAEELLKDKRIRRVHYPGLPDHPGHSIARRQMDGFGGILTLDLCCDLRVAEMFVDSLELFLNAVSLGGVESLVSIPVLTTHHGIPNEVLAGMNITESTVRLSVGIEDPVDLLQDIKDSLESAFSV; encoded by the coding sequence ATGCGAAAGAGGTCTCTAAGCACCAGGTGTGTACAGGGAAACCGTCCAAAGCATGCGGGCCCGGCCGTAGAACCGATTGTACAGGCCTCCACTTTTGTCTTCGATAACCAGCAGGATCTGTTGGCGGCGGTCACTGGTGTTTCGAACAAAGACGTCTACACTCGCTGGAGTAACTCTACAACACGGAATGTGGAAGAGAAGCTCAGTGCTCTCGAAGGCACCGATGACAGTGTAGTCCTATCCTCCGGGATGGCTGCAATATCGTCCACAGTCCTTGGTCTTGCACGAAAAGGTGACAGGATTCTCTCATGTGACTCCATCTATGGCGGCACGCTCCACTTGTTCGAGGACATCCTTCCCAAGTTTGGAATCGAAACGGACTTCGTCAGCACGGAGTGCCTTGTGGACGCAATTGTCGACTCCAAATCCAAGTACCGCCTCTGCTTCTTTGAGTCCCCCACAAATCCTACACTGCGAATAGTCGATATCTCTGCGGTCGCAGAAGGTGCTAGGTCCAGCGGAGTCATCTCTGTGATTGACAACACCTTTGCGACACCAATCAATCAGCGCCCCCACGAGTTGGGGATTGATGTGGTGATTCACAGCGCAACCAAGTACCTAGGTGGACACAGTGATATCATAGCAGGCTCAGTTTCCGCCTCCAAAACACAGCTTGAAAGGATTCGGAGCACGGCCAAGCTCTTGGGCGGGACAGTCGACCCCTTCGCGTCCTTCCTTCTCGACAGAGGAATCAAGACTCTTGAGCTACGTGTGAAGCGGCACAATTCCTCTGCCTTGTATTTGGCGGAAGAGTTACTCAAAGACAAGCGAATAAGACGAGTCCATTATCCTGGCCTCCCTGACCACCCGGGTCACAGCATTGCGCGTAGGCAGATGGATGGTTTTGGAGGCATCCTCACACTTGACCTCTGCTGTGATTTGAGAGTCGCAGAGATGTTTGTTGACTCGCTCGAACTGTTTCTGAACGCGGTGTCCCTAGGCGGCGTCGAGAGTCTGGTCAGTATCCCCGTACTCACTACACACCACGGTATTCCTAATGAGGTGCTCGCTGGCATGAACATAACAGAGTCGACGGTTCGGCTCTCCGTAGGAATCGAGGATCCCGTTGATTTGCTTCAAGACATAAAGGACTCACTTGAGAGTGCATTCAGTGTGTGA
- a CDS encoding transcriptional regulator gives MTRDRTQLLEEAENRLVEAGFTISTRCDIRPSCFDLVARRGDQIVLVKVLANIDAMTEEDAKALGIVAAFFNATPLVVGLRTRRSPLEEGLVYRRYGVTAITPALIASEVSEDKRPRSFVQRGGRFVEIDGAELRRAREVRGMTQEQLADCVQVSARAILAYEREEMDVSTEVAEQLETVLETDLIIPIDVFRKSDTKGLTQRNLPEIPENVSYLEKRVRDFFERLGMKVLWTDRAPFDLAAKEKGPPLMSSVGSIRNPGLQKRVEIIKSVSKVTESEAVVIIEEGKADENIADIPVIRQLELDEIDKPQELRRIIAERSDG, from the coding sequence ATGACAAGAGATAGAACCCAGCTCCTAGAAGAGGCCGAAAACCGCCTAGTGGAGGCTGGATTTACTATATCCACTCGCTGTGACATCAGACCCAGCTGCTTTGACCTAGTGGCTCGCAGGGGAGACCAGATTGTCTTGGTCAAGGTGCTCGCAAATATAGATGCCATGACAGAGGAGGATGCCAAGGCTTTGGGGATTGTCGCCGCTTTCTTTAACGCAACCCCGCTCGTGGTAGGGCTCAGGACACGTCGCAGCCCTCTAGAGGAGGGACTGGTCTACCGCCGGTATGGAGTCACAGCAATCACACCAGCGCTAATAGCTAGCGAGGTCTCAGAAGACAAACGGCCTCGGAGCTTTGTACAGAGGGGCGGCAGGTTTGTAGAGATAGATGGCGCGGAACTCAGGAGGGCTCGTGAAGTCCGCGGGATGACTCAGGAGCAGCTTGCAGACTGTGTACAGGTGTCTGCACGGGCGATTCTTGCCTACGAGAGGGAGGAGATGGATGTGAGCACCGAGGTCGCAGAGCAGCTTGAAACAGTCCTTGAAACAGACCTGATAATTCCAATTGATGTGTTTCGCAAGTCGGATACCAAAGGTCTGACACAGAGAAACCTGCCTGAAATCCCAGAGAACGTTTCATATCTGGAGAAACGTGTCAGGGACTTCTTTGAACGCCTGGGAATGAAGGTGCTGTGGACGGACCGTGCACCATTCGACCTGGCTGCGAAGGAGAAAGGTCCTCCACTGATGTCGAGTGTGGGGTCAATCAGGAACCCGGGGCTACAGAAGCGGGTGGAGATAATCAAGAGCGTTTCCAAGGTCACCGAGTCGGAGGCAGTGGTGATTATCGAGGAAGGAAAGGCTGACGAGAATATCGCGGACATCCCGGTCATAAGACAACTCGAGCTTGATGAGATAGACAAGCCACAGGAGCTGCGGAGAATAATAGCGGAACGTTCTGATGGCTGA
- a CDS encoding 30S ribosomal protein S12 gives MTDSKSPVGEFAGRTLKLKRRKFRWSRSTYKRRKLKLAKKTDPLEGACQARGIVLERVGVESKQPNSAIRKCVRVQLSKNGKQISAFLPGDGALKYVDEHDQVVVEGIGGAYGGAFGDLPGVRWRVTKVNGVSLESLIYGKKEKPIR, from the coding sequence TTGACAGATTCGAAGAGTCCTGTCGGTGAGTTCGCCGGACGAACTCTCAAGCTCAAGCGCAGGAAGTTCCGCTGGAGCAGGTCAACTTACAAACGTAGAAAGCTCAAGCTTGCAAAGAAGACTGACCCACTTGAGGGAGCCTGCCAGGCACGAGGCATAGTTCTCGAACGCGTCGGTGTCGAGAGCAAACAGCCCAACTCCGCTATCAGGAAGTGTGTCCGCGTGCAGCTCTCAAAGAACGGAAAGCAGATCTCGGCCTTCCTGCCGGGTGATGGAGCTCTCAAGTACGTAGATGAGCATGACCAAGTAGTGGTGGAAGGCATAGGTGGCGCATACGGTGGTGCATTCGGTGACCTGCCTGGTGTTCGGTGGCGTGTTACAAAGGTCAATGGCGTATCACTTGAGTCACTCATCTATGGAAAGAAGGAGAAGCCTATACGCTGA
- a CDS encoding DUF61 family protein, whose protein sequence is MSDHIERMLEREIDSVNDHLPKKAVPLRDLMRMSRPTYETRGGETSFLVRKELEYVASEVPERYHGDVMIPVVILRRMDLGQGIYTVAGTKPTLFLIHRILGDADGDWDRLGSWEAVDRLARPQVQLVRRRLPSTTCIGFTTQC, encoded by the coding sequence TTGAGCGATCACATTGAGCGTATGCTGGAACGCGAGATTGACAGCGTAAACGACCACCTTCCGAAGAAGGCTGTGCCTCTGAGGGACCTAATGAGGATGAGCAGACCCACGTACGAAACAAGAGGGGGCGAGACCTCCTTCCTAGTCAGGAAGGAGCTGGAGTACGTTGCCAGTGAAGTCCCAGAACGGTACCACGGTGATGTGATGATTCCGGTGGTGATTCTGAGACGAATGGACTTAGGACAGGGAATCTACACAGTGGCTGGGACAAAACCAACACTCTTCTTGATCCATCGCATCTTGGGCGACGCAGACGGAGACTGGGACAGACTCGGAAGCTGGGAGGCAGTCGACAGACTTGCCCGCCCTCAAGTGCAACTGGTCAGGAGAAGGTTGCCTTCGACCACTTGCATCGGATTCACCACGCAATGCTAG
- the rpoA2 gene encoding DNA-directed RNA polymerase subunit A'', protein MSKTASTIDEYMEKRFSKMRDERRLPPKVIEELEAKTRQIPGLTKKEFDEICDNVLESYELSLVEPGEAVGTVAAQSIGEPGTQMTLRTFHYAGVAELSVTQGLPRLIEIVDARNNPSTPIMRLHLDPSVANDRSKARMVARDIEMVLVESVASNISIDLLRQAIDVRLDPELMEDKGLTPEQIAEAIQLKIKTKGEVEVSENSVFVYPANETLAELQRLSEKIREVRVKGLNAITHVVIRKEGEEYVLHTEGSNLQEALEVKGVNPHRIYTNNLREIYQILGIEATRNAIIQEAMSVLSEQGMDVDVRHIILVADMMTTDGTIRQIGRHGISGSKNSALARAAFEVTINHLLNAGIAGAKDPLRGITENVILGQLIPLGTGSIDLLMNPQAPVTEAPAKSP, encoded by the coding sequence ATGTCCAAGACCGCAAGTACAATCGATGAGTATATGGAAAAACGCTTCAGCAAGATGAGGGACGAGCGTAGACTTCCTCCGAAGGTCATCGAAGAGCTTGAAGCCAAGACGCGTCAGATACCCGGCCTCACTAAGAAGGAGTTCGATGAGATATGCGACAATGTGCTGGAATCCTATGAGCTATCCCTTGTCGAACCCGGCGAGGCCGTGGGGACAGTCGCGGCTCAGAGCATAGGAGAACCCGGCACACAGATGACCCTGCGGACGTTCCACTATGCAGGTGTGGCTGAGCTCAGCGTGACACAAGGTCTCCCTAGGTTGATTGAGATTGTAGACGCTCGGAACAACCCCAGTACCCCCATAATGCGCCTTCATCTGGACCCTTCGGTTGCCAATGATCGCAGCAAGGCCCGAATGGTGGCCCGAGACATAGAGATGGTCCTAGTGGAGAGCGTCGCCAGCAATATCTCGATTGACCTCCTGCGACAGGCAATTGATGTACGACTTGACCCCGAGTTGATGGAAGACAAGGGTCTCACTCCCGAGCAGATTGCCGAGGCGATACAGTTGAAGATCAAGACCAAAGGAGAAGTAGAGGTCAGTGAGAACTCGGTGTTCGTATACCCGGCCAACGAGACCCTTGCTGAGCTGCAGCGGTTGAGCGAGAAGATTCGAGAGGTCCGAGTGAAGGGACTGAATGCAATCACCCATGTTGTCATCCGAAAAGAAGGCGAGGAGTACGTTCTTCATACCGAGGGTTCGAATCTCCAAGAGGCATTGGAGGTCAAGGGAGTCAATCCTCACCGAATATATACCAATAACCTTCGTGAGATCTACCAGATTCTGGGGATTGAAGCGACTCGCAACGCCATCATCCAAGAGGCCATGAGCGTGCTTAGTGAACAGGGGATGGATGTCGACGTTCGGCACATCATATTGGTGGCTGACATGATGACCACTGACGGTACCATCCGTCAGATTGGCAGGCATGGCATATCTGGGTCGAAGAACAGCGCTCTGGCCCGAGCAGCCTTCGAGGTGACAATCAACCACCTTCTGAACGCGGGCATCGCGGGGGCGAAAGATCCACTGAGAGGAATCACCGAAAATGTGATTCTGGGGCAGCTCATTCCTCTCGGTACAGGTTCAATAGACCTGTTGATGAACCCCCAAGCACCAGTCACTGAGGCACCTGCCAAGAGTCCATAG
- a CDS encoding 30S ribosomal protein S7, with amino-acid sequence MMSDDRRDDSARTETSESAPIDAASKTTSGLLLFGKWDPTGVEIKDPGLVRYISLKPVLVPHTSGRHAARSFHKSCVPIVERFANKLLNGGGRKEKKTRTGRSSGKKLRAVSLVRRVFEMIDFRTGLNPIQVLVTAIENAAPAEETTRISYGGMAYPRSVDVSPQRRVDVALRYLAIGAARSAHGNTKSYEECIVDELLLAFKGDPGSFAVSRKEERERVARSAR; translated from the coding sequence ATGATGTCCGACGACAGGAGAGACGACTCGGCACGTACTGAGACCTCTGAGAGTGCCCCGATAGACGCGGCATCGAAGACAACTTCAGGACTGCTTCTGTTTGGCAAGTGGGACCCGACTGGAGTAGAGATCAAAGACCCCGGTCTCGTCCGATACATCAGCCTCAAGCCTGTACTTGTACCACACACCTCCGGTAGGCACGCTGCCCGCAGCTTCCACAAGTCGTGTGTGCCGATTGTTGAGCGATTTGCCAACAAGCTCCTTAATGGCGGTGGCCGCAAGGAGAAGAAGACCCGGACTGGCCGCAGCTCAGGCAAAAAGCTGAGAGCAGTCTCTCTGGTCCGAAGGGTCTTTGAGATGATTGACTTCAGGACTGGTCTGAACCCCATCCAAGTGCTCGTGACCGCCATAGAGAATGCTGCACCTGCAGAGGAGACCACCAGAATCTCCTATGGTGGAATGGCTTATCCGCGTTCTGTGGACGTGTCACCACAGCGGAGAGTTGACGTGGCCCTCAGGTATCTCGCAATCGGAGCGGCCCGCAGTGCACACGGAAACACCAAGTCCTACGAGGAATGTATTGTTGACGAACTCCTATTGGCGTTCAAGGGTGACCCGGGCAGCTTCGCGGTGTCTAGAAAGGAAGAACGCGAGCGCGTTGCCAGGTCTGCGAGGTAG
- a CDS encoding fibrillarin-like rRNA/tRNA 2'-O-methyltransferase, with protein sequence MRVTNHRFPGVYVTEEEDRKYLATKSLTQDIQSFYGERVVKVDQDVYRQWSPRRSKLSAAIQNGLRELPIQPGSRVLYLGAASGTTVSHVSDVVGETGLVAAVEFSAKTARGLLRLAGLRSNVVPIVEDARHPSRYTSLLTGTVDVVYQDVAQPDQARILSDNLRTFCSFGSWGMIAIKARSIDSASDASQVIDREITNLDLLGLEVVEEVNLEPFEKDHMMVTVRVR encoded by the coding sequence TTGAGAGTCACCAACCATCGATTTCCCGGTGTCTATGTGACAGAAGAGGAAGACAGGAAGTACCTTGCGACGAAGTCGCTGACGCAGGACATTCAGAGCTTCTATGGAGAGCGAGTCGTGAAGGTCGATCAAGATGTCTACCGACAATGGTCTCCGAGAAGGTCCAAGCTGTCAGCAGCCATTCAGAATGGACTGAGGGAACTCCCAATCCAACCCGGTTCCAGAGTGCTGTACTTGGGGGCAGCATCTGGTACCACAGTGAGCCATGTTTCGGACGTGGTTGGGGAAACAGGTCTGGTTGCTGCGGTTGAGTTCTCAGCAAAGACCGCAAGGGGACTCCTGCGGCTTGCAGGGCTGCGCTCGAATGTTGTGCCGATAGTAGAGGATGCGCGACACCCATCCAGATACACCTCGTTGCTGACCGGCACGGTTGACGTGGTCTACCAAGATGTAGCACAGCCGGACCAAGCAAGAATCCTCTCTGACAATCTCAGGACATTCTGCTCATTCGGGTCATGGGGGATGATTGCCATCAAGGCAAGAAGCATAGACTCCGCATCAGACGCATCCCAAGTCATTGATCGAGAGATAACGAATCTCGACTTGCTAGGACTGGAGGTCGTTGAAGAGGTCAACCTAGAGCCCTTCGAGAAGGACCACATGATGGTAACAGTCAGAGTGAGGTAG
- a CDS encoding 50S ribosomal protein L30e yields MSLNESIASAVRTGKCRIGAKSSIDAVKKGEAKMIVVARNCPRDDYSDLERYAQLTGVRIEEFAGTTWELGEVIGRPFMVSAVAVIDPGDSKILKLP; encoded by the coding sequence TTGAGCCTTAACGAGTCGATTGCCAGCGCAGTTCGAACCGGCAAGTGCAGGATTGGTGCCAAGTCCTCGATAGATGCCGTCAAGAAAGGCGAGGCGAAAATGATTGTTGTTGCGAGGAACTGTCCCCGCGATGATTACAGCGACTTGGAGCGATACGCACAACTGACTGGCGTCAGAATCGAGGAGTTCGCAGGGACCACCTGGGAGCTCGGTGAGGTCATCGGCAGACCGTTTATGGTCTCCGCCGTTGCAGTCATAGACCCTGGTGACTCGAAGATCCTCAAGCTTCCGTGA
- a CDS encoding ribonuclease HII, which yields MSPLPPESWRIAGVDEAGRGPMIGPLVVCGVLADPEGILRLKEIGVRDSKSLTPRRRSALCEAIREIAIDVSVQTVSAADIDRLRTQGVTLNVIEVRAFALALRTMKPSSAILDAADVNPERFGRMVLEHAGIQPEDCTLISCHKADSTYPVVSAASIVAKVERDSAVQLLHREYGDFGSGYPSDPKSIAFVRGFLERHEELPDIVRKTWRSSRLSE from the coding sequence ATGAGTCCCCTGCCTCCTGAGTCATGGCGCATTGCGGGCGTCGATGAGGCCGGACGGGGGCCCATGATTGGACCACTCGTGGTCTGCGGGGTCCTTGCAGACCCGGAGGGCATTCTGCGTCTGAAGGAGATTGGTGTGCGCGACTCCAAGAGCCTGACTCCCAGAAGGAGGAGTGCCCTCTGTGAGGCGATTCGGGAGATTGCCATTGACGTCTCTGTACAGACAGTTTCTGCTGCAGACATTGATCGGCTCAGGACACAAGGAGTCACGCTGAACGTGATAGAGGTCCGCGCCTTTGCTCTGGCGCTACGTACTATGAAGCCCTCCAGTGCCATACTGGATGCAGCAGACGTCAATCCGGAACGATTTGGCAGGATGGTTCTGGAGCACGCCGGGATTCAGCCAGAAGACTGCACATTGATATCCTGTCACAAGGCGGACTCGACATATCCCGTCGTGTCTGCTGCATCGATAGTGGCAAAGGTCGAGCGCGACTCTGCAGTGCAGCTTCTGCATCGCGAGTATGGTGACTTTGGGTCTGGTTATCCCTCCGACCCCAAGAGTATCGCCTTTGTCAGAGGCTTCCTAGAACGGCACGAAGAACTGCCAGACATAGTACGAAAGACTTGGAGGTCTTCTCGTCTGTCAGAATGA
- a CDS encoding NusA-like transcription termination signal-binding factor → MDDMALIATFERITGASAVDVVRDDEADRLIFVVPEKQLGKAIGKGGCNVRSASDAFGRPVDVVEMADSAEEFVKRALAPARVEQVRLTETRDGAVVASVTVKSEDRGIAIGRDGRNVARARILAKRHFGLDNVMIA, encoded by the coding sequence ATGGACGACATGGCATTGATTGCCACCTTCGAGAGAATCACAGGCGCCTCAGCCGTCGACGTTGTTCGCGATGATGAGGCAGACCGGCTCATCTTCGTCGTGCCTGAGAAGCAGCTTGGAAAGGCAATTGGAAAGGGCGGCTGCAATGTTCGTTCCGCATCTGATGCCTTCGGCAGACCTGTAGACGTGGTTGAGATGGCTGACAGCGCAGAGGAGTTTGTGAAGCGTGCATTGGCACCTGCCCGCGTCGAGCAAGTGCGACTCACCGAGACCAGAGATGGGGCGGTGGTGGCTTCAGTCACAGTGAAGAGCGAGGACCGTGGTATTGCTATTGGTCGCGACGGCCGAAATGTGGCACGGGCAAGGATTCTAGCGAAGAGACACTTTGGTCTCGACAACGTCATGATTGCCTAG
- the tuf gene encoding translation elongation factor EF-1 subunit alpha produces the protein MSKKDKEHLNLVVIGHVDHGKSTMTGRLLYETGAVDERTFQQHKAEAERLGRPSWAWAFALDRLKEERERGLTIDIAFFKFITERYYYTIIDAPGHKDFIKNMITGASQADVGMLVVSAKTGEFEAGVGVGGQTKEHAYLAMTLGVPSLIVCINKMDDVKYSEERYKEIKEEVGGFLKSIGYKIDQIPFIPTSAIDAANLKVRTPNLTPWYNGPCLLEALDLVTLPPKPIDKPLRLPLNDVYSIKGVGTVPVGRIETGVMKPGQKVIFMPPNKVGEVKTIEMHHEQLAQAVPGDNIGFNVRGIERKDVGRGDVVGPVDNPPTVAVDFTGQVMVIQHPTAITVGYTPVVHTHTAQVACRFDQILKKLDQRSGQVIEENPDFVKKGESMIAKLVPLKPLVIEKYKELPQLGRFAVRDMGMTVAVGVVLDITKR, from the coding sequence TTGTCCAAGAAAGATAAGGAGCACCTGAACCTGGTCGTCATCGGACATGTCGATCATGGCAAGTCCACGATGACTGGCAGGTTGCTCTACGAAACAGGCGCTGTTGACGAGAGAACGTTCCAACAGCATAAGGCCGAAGCAGAGAGACTTGGGCGGCCCAGCTGGGCATGGGCTTTTGCGCTGGACCGTCTGAAGGAAGAGCGAGAGCGAGGTCTCACAATCGACATCGCTTTCTTCAAGTTCATCACCGAACGGTACTACTACACCATCATCGACGCACCGGGTCACAAGGACTTCATCAAGAACATGATCACGGGCGCCTCTCAGGCCGACGTGGGAATGCTTGTTGTGTCTGCGAAGACTGGTGAGTTCGAGGCTGGCGTTGGTGTCGGTGGACAGACCAAGGAACATGCCTACCTTGCTATGACCCTAGGCGTTCCATCACTGATTGTCTGTATCAACAAGATGGATGACGTCAAGTACAGCGAGGAACGTTACAAGGAGATCAAGGAGGAGGTTGGCGGTTTCCTCAAGAGTATCGGCTACAAGATTGACCAGATTCCCTTCATTCCCACATCTGCAATTGATGCAGCCAACCTCAAGGTCCGCACACCAAATCTGACACCTTGGTACAATGGTCCCTGTCTGCTGGAAGCGCTCGACCTTGTCACGCTCCCACCCAAACCGATTGACAAGCCCCTGCGACTACCGTTGAACGATGTCTATTCCATCAAGGGTGTTGGCACAGTACCCGTAGGCCGCATCGAAACTGGTGTCATGAAGCCCGGCCAGAAGGTCATCTTCATGCCCCCCAACAAGGTCGGAGAAGTCAAGACCATAGAGATGCACCACGAGCAGCTTGCTCAAGCCGTCCCTGGCGACAACATCGGCTTCAACGTGCGCGGCATCGAGCGCAAGGACGTTGGACGTGGTGACGTTGTCGGTCCTGTTGATAATCCGCCAACAGTCGCTGTGGACTTCACGGGGCAAGTGATGGTCATACAGCACCCAACCGCTATCACGGTGGGCTACACCCCTGTCGTCCATACTCACACCGCCCAGGTGGCCTGCAGGTTTGATCAAATCCTCAAGAAGCTCGATCAGCGTTCTGGTCAGGTGATTGAGGAGAATCCGGACTTCGTCAAGAAGGGCGAGTCCATGATTGCCAAGCTGGTGCCCCTGAAGCCGCTCGTCATCGAGAAGTACAAGGAGCTCCCCCAACTGGGCCGATTCGCAGTACGTGATATGGGTATGACTGTGGCCGTTGGAGTTGTTCTTGACATCACCAAGAGATAG